A window of Hevea brasiliensis isolate MT/VB/25A 57/8 chromosome 14, ASM3005281v1, whole genome shotgun sequence contains these coding sequences:
- the LOC110656802 gene encoding nuclear transcription factor Y subunit A-1 isoform X2 — translation MPGKPENDDHRLDQSAHNVLQSAIYSQPWWRGPTFGEGASKSSSAEHLNGSLADGAIQSLANSGLENGANSNKVTQIAISSQSDGSNGQEHHLKQAPMPAPVAMGGHVDPNSQMELVGHSIVLTSYPYPDPQYGGMVTYAPQAMVPTQFLHHARMPLPLEMEEEPVYVNAKQFHGILRRRQARAKAELEKKAVKVRKPYLHESRHQHAMRRARGCGGRFLSNKKPENNSTNSTGDKDVNSGANSSRQCSIFSGSEWLPKNRNGDLDSSGGQLEGKGSTGQDMQTHPSTNGNGNGHGHGLSSIYHPSSGDILTRGFLGQQRESAHRNGVTNGALPIN, via the exons ATGCCGGGAAAACCTGAAAATGATGATCATCGGTTAGATCAGAGTGCACACAATGTGTTGCAATCGGCAATCTACTCTCAACCTTGGTGGCGGGGTCCTACATTTGGTGAAGGCGCATCAAAATCATCTTCAGCAGAGCACCTGAATGGTTCTCTTGCTGATGGAGCTATCCAGTCACTAGCTAATTCTGGCTTAGAGAATGGAGCAAACTCCAATAAAGTTACTCAGATCGCTATATCATCACAATCTG ATGGAAGTAATGGACAAGAACACCATCTCAAACAGGCCCCAATGCCAGCACCTGTTGCTATGGGTGGACACGTTGATCCAAATTCTCAAATGGAACTTGTTGGTCACTCAATT GTTTTGACATCATATCCATATCCGGATCCACAATACGGTGGGATGGTAACTTACGCGCCACAAGCTATG GTACCTACTCAATTCTTGCATCATGCTAGAATGCCTTTGCcccttgaaatggaagaagaacCTGTTTATGTAAATGCAAAGCAATTTCATGGTATTTTGAGACGAAGACAGGCACGTGCTAAGGCTGAGCTTGAAAAGAAAGCGGTAAAAGTCAGAAAG CCATACCTTCATGAGTCTCGACACCAACATGCTATGAGAAGGGCAAGAGGTTGTGGAGGCCGTTTTCTTAGTAACAAGAAGCCTGAAAATAATTCTACGAATTCCACAGGAGATAAAGATGTAAATTCAGGTGCTAATTCTTCAAGACAATGTTCCATCTTCTCAGGCTCTGAATGGTTGCCCAAAAACAGGAATGGAGATTTGGACTCCTCTGGTGGTCAGCTAGAAGGAAAAGGATCTACTGGTCAGGACATGCAAACACATCCTTCCACCAATGGTAATGGTAATGGTCATGGCCATGGACTGTCATCAATATATCATCCATCATCAGGTGATATCTTGACCAGAGGCTTCTTGGGTCAGCAGAGGGAAAGCGCACATAGGAATGGGGTCACAAATGGGGCCCTGCCCATCAATTAG
- the LOC110656841 gene encoding putative disease resistance protein RGA1 isoform X2 — MLSSKPYIYWLINYELHHLSQTHKFPLTFFIFILPKFLSLSFHRWLNKSHSKLTSFASEEIGFVYGFKNDLRRLQTTLSTIKAILLDAEEKQEQSHAVKDWIKRLKDVVYDADDLLDDVATEGLRRKVEGQGRIVRKVCDFFSSSNQIAFRFKMGNRIKDLRERLDEVANDLSGFRFIVRKEVGVDMRVKNSWRETDSFVQESEMIGRDGDKKKIIESLLCPDNQSNVSVVAIVGFGGLGKTALAQLVYNDEKVMNYFDLKMWACVSEESNIEMIVKIILKSANIEVSNSSLEQLQIRLRQHLERKKYLMVLDDVWNVDYRIWSQLRKYLMVGAIGSKILVTTRNKSVALAMGVNSPYALGGLTEDQSWDLFEKLVFREGTSRVNPNLIEIGKKIAKKCKGVPLAIRALGGIMQLKSRESDEWLSVLENEIWKLFESKNDVGPVLKLSYDHLPNHLKQCFAYCAMFPKDYEFDKETLIQLWMAQGYVQCWSQSGNESLEEIGDGYFNELLFKSFFQKDEHGYKMHDIIHDLAQSIAGDSCFVVNDTTKDIPDRVQHVYFEGLPSEECLRKFKNKGLRTLFFSRELDINLDSIISNCRSLCVLSLRGWYIDGLPDSIGKLKHLRYLDISRNQIIESLPNCICSLYNLQTLILSDYWVLRELPRDIRKLICLRSLMIDECNRLEYMPVGLGRLTSLKRLSNFIVGRDQGRRCATLNELNSLNQLSGEISIELRGNVRSAALESNQVNLKEKKHLHSLDLYFYWSGTGDIDSGNSELLLDNLHPHPNLKQLHVNGYEGVRFSNWLSSITNLVDIDIRACPKCEHLPPLDRLPSLKSLRLDEFNSLNYISDEMAESSSFSSASTTFFPSLKILQLIYCPNLKGWWRTCRDADLVPQFPCLSHLTIRNCPNLTLMPTFPSLDMDLYLSNANIRPLHQTLKMKIMTATASTLPSTSSSVTASFPKLKSLYLEEIEGLSSLPGEWMQNLISLKNLTVSYLSSLVSLPRELRHVTTLQHLEISDCSNLTALPDWMGNLTSLEYLQIKNCPKLESLPKIGPTFLTSHIS; from the exons AtgctctcttccaaaccttataTATATTGGCTGATTAATTATGAACTGCATCATCTCTCACAAACACACAAGTTTCCCTTAACTTTCTTCATTTTCATCTTGCCCAAATTTCTATCATTATCCTTCCATAGATGGCTGAACAAATCCCATTCAAAGTTGACCTCATTTGCTTCTGAAGAAATTGGTTTTGTGTATGGCTTCAAAAATGATCTTAGGAGGCTTCAAACTACTCTCTCCACCATCAAAGCTATACTTCTAGATGCTGAGGAGAAGCAAGAGCAGAGCCATGCAGTCAAGGACTGGATAAAGAGGCTTAAAGATGTTGTCTATGATGCAGATGACTTGCTGGATGACGTAGCAACTGAAGGTTTGCGAAGAAAGGTTGAAGGTCAGGGAAGAATTGTAAGGAAGGTATGCGACTTCTTTTCTTCCTCAAATCAGATTGCATTTCGTTTTAAGATGGGTAATAGAATTAAAGACCTTAGAGAGAGGTTAGATGAAGTTGCCAATGATTTGTCTGGCTTTCGCTTTATAGTTAGGAAGGAAGTTGGAGTAGATATGCGAGTTAAGAATAGTTGGAGGGAGACGGACTCCTTTGTACAGGAATCTGAAATGATAGGAAGAGATGGAGATAAGAAAAAAATCATAGAATCATTATTGTGTCCAGACAATCAAAGCAATGTTTCTGTAGTTGCAATTGTCGGTTTTGGTGGCTTAGGAAAGACTGCCCTTGCCCAATTAGTGTATAATGATGAGAAAGTGAtgaattattttgatttgaaaATGTGGGCATGTGTTTCTGAGGAGTCAAACATTGAAATGATAGTTAAAATCATCCTTAAAAGTGCAAATATTGAAGTGTCTAACTCGTCATTGGAACAGTTGCAAATCCGCCTTAGACAACACTTAGAAAGGAAAAAGTACTTGATGGTCTTGGATGATGTGTGGAACGTAGATTATAGAATTTGGAGTCAATTGAGAAAATATTTGATGGTTGGTGCAATAGGAAGTAAGATTTTAGTAACAACTCGTAACAAGAGTGTTGCTTTAGCTATGGGTGTAAACTCTCCATATGCTTTAGGGGGCCTAACAGAAGATCAGTCATGGGATTTATTTGAGAAGCTAGTATTTAGAGAGGGAACAAGTAGAGTGAATCCAAATTTAAtagaaataggaaaaaaaattgcAAAAAAGTGCAAAGGAGTTCCACTTGCAATCAGAGCTTTAGGAGGCATAATGCAACTAAAAAGTAGAGAAAGTGATGAATGGTTGTCTGTCTTAGAAAATGAGATATGGAAGTTGTTTGAGAGTAAGAATGATGTTGGTCCAGTGTTGAAATTGAGCTATGATCACTTACCAAATCATTTAAAGCAATGTTTTGCGTATTGTGCCATGTTTCCTAAAGATTATGAGTTTGATAAGGAGACGTTAATTCAATTATGGATGGCACAAGGTTATGTTCAATGTTGGAGTCAaagtggaaatgaaagtttagagGAGATTGGCGATGGATACTTCAATGAAttattatttaagtcattttttcAAAAGGATGAGCATGGTTATAAAATGCATGATATCATCCATGACCTTGCACAGTCAATAGCAGGGGATAGTTGTTTTGTGGTAAATGATACTACTAAAGATATTCCTGATAGAGTCCAACATGTGTATTTTGAGGGGCTGCCTTCTGAggaatgcttgagaaagttcaaaAACAAGGGGTTGAGGACACTATTTTTTTCTCGTGAGTTAGATATAAATTTAGATAGTATTATTTCAAATTGTAGAAGTTTATGTGTATTGAGTTTACGTGGGTGGTATATCGATGGATTGCCAGATTCAATTGGAAAGTTGAAGCACTTAAGGTATCTTGACATTTCAAGAAATCAAATAATCGAATCACTTCCAAACTGTATTTGTAGTTTGTATAATTTGCAAACTCTAATACTCTCAGATTATTGGGTTCTTAGAGAATTACCGAGAGATATAAGAAAATTGATTTGTCTTAGAAGTCTCATGATTGATGAATGTAATAGGCTTGAATACATGCCAGTGGGGTTAGGGAGATTAACTAGTCTGAAAAGATTATCTAATTTTATTGTGGGAAGGGATCAAGGAAGGAGATGTGCCACGTTAAATGAATTGAATAGCCTAAATCAGCTTAGTGGTGAAATTTCCATTGAATTACGAGGAAATGTGAGAAGTGCCGCGTTGGAGTCCAACCAAGTAAATCTCAAGGAAAAGAAACACCTTCACTCCTTGGATTTGTATTTCTATTGGTCTGGCACGGGAGATATTGATAGTGGAAATAGTGAGTTGTTGTTGGATAACCTACACCCTCACCCTAACTTGAAACAATTGCATGTTAATGGGTACGAAGGTGTGAGGTTTTCAAATTGGCTTTCTTCTATCACAAATCTTGTCGATATTGATATAAGAGCATGTCCAAAATGCGAGCATCTACCACCGTTGGATCGTCTCCCTTCTCTGAAATCTCTCAGACTTGACGAGTTCAATTCACTGAATTATATATCGGATGAGATGGCAGAATCTTCCTCTTTTTCATCTGCATCAACAACATTCTTCCCATCCCTAAAGATTCTTCAACTCATTTACTGCCCTAATCTGAAAGGGTGGTGGAGAACATGTAGGGACGCTGACCTAGTGCCTCAATTTCCTTGTCTTTCTCACTTAACCATTCGGAATTGCCCTAACCTGACTTTGATGCCAACGTTTCCATCTCTGGACATGGATCTGTATCTTTCAAATGCCAACATAAGACCATTGCATCAGACATTGAAGATGAAGATAATGACTGCAACGGCTTCCACATTACCATCAACCTCTTCTTCAGTCACTGCTTCATTTCCCAAATTAAAGTCTTTGTATTTAGAAGAGATTGAGGGTCTATCATCTCTACCTGGAGAGTGGATGCAGAATCTCATCTCCCTCAAGAATCTTACTGTTTCTTATCTATCAAGTCTGGTGTCTCTACCGAGGGAGCTTCGACATGTTACCACCTTGCAGCATCTGGAAATCAGCGATTGTTCTAATTTGACAGCTTTGCCTGACTGGATGGGCAATCTCACATCACTTGAATATCTGCAGATCAAGAACTGCCCCAAACTGGAATCGCTACCAAAA ATTGGCCCAACATTTCTCACATCCCATATATCATGA
- the LOC110656841 gene encoding putative disease resistance protein RGA1 isoform X1 — translation MLSSKPYIYWLINYELHHLSQTHKFPLTFFIFILPKFLSLSFHRWLNKSHSKLTSFASEEIGFVYGFKNDLRRLQTTLSTIKAILLDAEEKQEQSHAVKDWIKRLKDVVYDADDLLDDVATEGLRRKVEGQGRIVRKVCDFFSSSNQIAFRFKMGNRIKDLRERLDEVANDLSGFRFIVRKEVGVDMRVKNSWRETDSFVQESEMIGRDGDKKKIIESLLCPDNQSNVSVVAIVGFGGLGKTALAQLVYNDEKVMNYFDLKMWACVSEESNIEMIVKIILKSANIEVSNSSLEQLQIRLRQHLERKKYLMVLDDVWNVDYRIWSQLRKYLMVGAIGSKILVTTRNKSVALAMGVNSPYALGGLTEDQSWDLFEKLVFREGTSRVNPNLIEIGKKIAKKCKGVPLAIRALGGIMQLKSRESDEWLSVLENEIWKLFESKNDVGPVLKLSYDHLPNHLKQCFAYCAMFPKDYEFDKETLIQLWMAQGYVQCWSQSGNESLEEIGDGYFNELLFKSFFQKDEHGYKMHDIIHDLAQSIAGDSCFVVNDTTKDIPDRVQHVYFEGLPSEECLRKFKNKGLRTLFFSRELDINLDSIISNCRSLCVLSLRGWYIDGLPDSIGKLKHLRYLDISRNQIIESLPNCICSLYNLQTLILSDYWVLRELPRDIRKLICLRSLMIDECNRLEYMPVGLGRLTSLKRLSNFIVGRDQGRRCATLNELNSLNQLSGEISIELRGNVRSAALESNQVNLKEKKHLHSLDLYFYWSGTGDIDSGNSELLLDNLHPHPNLKQLHVNGYEGVRFSNWLSSITNLVDIDIRACPKCEHLPPLDRLPSLKSLRLDEFNSLNYISDEMAESSSFSSASTTFFPSLKILQLIYCPNLKGWWRTCRDADLVPQFPCLSHLTIRNCPNLTLMPTFPSLDMDLYLSNANIRPLHQTLKMKIMTATASTLPSTSSSVTASFPKLKSLYLEEIEGLSSLPGEWMQNLISLKNLTVSYLSSLVSLPRELRHVTTLQHLEISDCSNLTALPDWMGNLTSLEYLQIKNCPKLESLPKVMRQITTLQRLIIKDCPHLSERCEHDMAADWPNISHIPYIMIDRHQIQERGRYLL, via the coding sequence AtgctctcttccaaaccttataTATATTGGCTGATTAATTATGAACTGCATCATCTCTCACAAACACACAAGTTTCCCTTAACTTTCTTCATTTTCATCTTGCCCAAATTTCTATCATTATCCTTCCATAGATGGCTGAACAAATCCCATTCAAAGTTGACCTCATTTGCTTCTGAAGAAATTGGTTTTGTGTATGGCTTCAAAAATGATCTTAGGAGGCTTCAAACTACTCTCTCCACCATCAAAGCTATACTTCTAGATGCTGAGGAGAAGCAAGAGCAGAGCCATGCAGTCAAGGACTGGATAAAGAGGCTTAAAGATGTTGTCTATGATGCAGATGACTTGCTGGATGACGTAGCAACTGAAGGTTTGCGAAGAAAGGTTGAAGGTCAGGGAAGAATTGTAAGGAAGGTATGCGACTTCTTTTCTTCCTCAAATCAGATTGCATTTCGTTTTAAGATGGGTAATAGAATTAAAGACCTTAGAGAGAGGTTAGATGAAGTTGCCAATGATTTGTCTGGCTTTCGCTTTATAGTTAGGAAGGAAGTTGGAGTAGATATGCGAGTTAAGAATAGTTGGAGGGAGACGGACTCCTTTGTACAGGAATCTGAAATGATAGGAAGAGATGGAGATAAGAAAAAAATCATAGAATCATTATTGTGTCCAGACAATCAAAGCAATGTTTCTGTAGTTGCAATTGTCGGTTTTGGTGGCTTAGGAAAGACTGCCCTTGCCCAATTAGTGTATAATGATGAGAAAGTGAtgaattattttgatttgaaaATGTGGGCATGTGTTTCTGAGGAGTCAAACATTGAAATGATAGTTAAAATCATCCTTAAAAGTGCAAATATTGAAGTGTCTAACTCGTCATTGGAACAGTTGCAAATCCGCCTTAGACAACACTTAGAAAGGAAAAAGTACTTGATGGTCTTGGATGATGTGTGGAACGTAGATTATAGAATTTGGAGTCAATTGAGAAAATATTTGATGGTTGGTGCAATAGGAAGTAAGATTTTAGTAACAACTCGTAACAAGAGTGTTGCTTTAGCTATGGGTGTAAACTCTCCATATGCTTTAGGGGGCCTAACAGAAGATCAGTCATGGGATTTATTTGAGAAGCTAGTATTTAGAGAGGGAACAAGTAGAGTGAATCCAAATTTAAtagaaataggaaaaaaaattgcAAAAAAGTGCAAAGGAGTTCCACTTGCAATCAGAGCTTTAGGAGGCATAATGCAACTAAAAAGTAGAGAAAGTGATGAATGGTTGTCTGTCTTAGAAAATGAGATATGGAAGTTGTTTGAGAGTAAGAATGATGTTGGTCCAGTGTTGAAATTGAGCTATGATCACTTACCAAATCATTTAAAGCAATGTTTTGCGTATTGTGCCATGTTTCCTAAAGATTATGAGTTTGATAAGGAGACGTTAATTCAATTATGGATGGCACAAGGTTATGTTCAATGTTGGAGTCAaagtggaaatgaaagtttagagGAGATTGGCGATGGATACTTCAATGAAttattatttaagtcattttttcAAAAGGATGAGCATGGTTATAAAATGCATGATATCATCCATGACCTTGCACAGTCAATAGCAGGGGATAGTTGTTTTGTGGTAAATGATACTACTAAAGATATTCCTGATAGAGTCCAACATGTGTATTTTGAGGGGCTGCCTTCTGAggaatgcttgagaaagttcaaaAACAAGGGGTTGAGGACACTATTTTTTTCTCGTGAGTTAGATATAAATTTAGATAGTATTATTTCAAATTGTAGAAGTTTATGTGTATTGAGTTTACGTGGGTGGTATATCGATGGATTGCCAGATTCAATTGGAAAGTTGAAGCACTTAAGGTATCTTGACATTTCAAGAAATCAAATAATCGAATCACTTCCAAACTGTATTTGTAGTTTGTATAATTTGCAAACTCTAATACTCTCAGATTATTGGGTTCTTAGAGAATTACCGAGAGATATAAGAAAATTGATTTGTCTTAGAAGTCTCATGATTGATGAATGTAATAGGCTTGAATACATGCCAGTGGGGTTAGGGAGATTAACTAGTCTGAAAAGATTATCTAATTTTATTGTGGGAAGGGATCAAGGAAGGAGATGTGCCACGTTAAATGAATTGAATAGCCTAAATCAGCTTAGTGGTGAAATTTCCATTGAATTACGAGGAAATGTGAGAAGTGCCGCGTTGGAGTCCAACCAAGTAAATCTCAAGGAAAAGAAACACCTTCACTCCTTGGATTTGTATTTCTATTGGTCTGGCACGGGAGATATTGATAGTGGAAATAGTGAGTTGTTGTTGGATAACCTACACCCTCACCCTAACTTGAAACAATTGCATGTTAATGGGTACGAAGGTGTGAGGTTTTCAAATTGGCTTTCTTCTATCACAAATCTTGTCGATATTGATATAAGAGCATGTCCAAAATGCGAGCATCTACCACCGTTGGATCGTCTCCCTTCTCTGAAATCTCTCAGACTTGACGAGTTCAATTCACTGAATTATATATCGGATGAGATGGCAGAATCTTCCTCTTTTTCATCTGCATCAACAACATTCTTCCCATCCCTAAAGATTCTTCAACTCATTTACTGCCCTAATCTGAAAGGGTGGTGGAGAACATGTAGGGACGCTGACCTAGTGCCTCAATTTCCTTGTCTTTCTCACTTAACCATTCGGAATTGCCCTAACCTGACTTTGATGCCAACGTTTCCATCTCTGGACATGGATCTGTATCTTTCAAATGCCAACATAAGACCATTGCATCAGACATTGAAGATGAAGATAATGACTGCAACGGCTTCCACATTACCATCAACCTCTTCTTCAGTCACTGCTTCATTTCCCAAATTAAAGTCTTTGTATTTAGAAGAGATTGAGGGTCTATCATCTCTACCTGGAGAGTGGATGCAGAATCTCATCTCCCTCAAGAATCTTACTGTTTCTTATCTATCAAGTCTGGTGTCTCTACCGAGGGAGCTTCGACATGTTACCACCTTGCAGCATCTGGAAATCAGCGATTGTTCTAATTTGACAGCTTTGCCTGACTGGATGGGCAATCTCACATCACTTGAATATCTGCAGATCAAGAACTGCCCCAAACTGGAATCGCTACCAAAAGTAATGCGTCAAATCACCACTTTACAACGGTTGATAATTAAGGATTGCCCCCATTTATCTGAAAGATGCGAACACGACATGGCTGCAGATTGGCCCAACATTTCTCACATCCCATATATCATGATAGATAGGCATCAAATTCAAGAGCGTGGCCGCTATTTATTGTAA
- the LOC110656802 gene encoding nuclear transcription factor Y subunit A-1 isoform X1, protein MPGKPENDDHRLDQSAHNVLQSAIYSQPWWRGPTFGEGASKSSSAEHLNGSLADGAIQSLANSGLENGANSNKVTQIAISSQSGSYPSNYCSLPDGSNGQEHHLKQAPMPAPVAMGGHVDPNSQMELVGHSIVLTSYPYPDPQYGGMVTYAPQAMVPTQFLHHARMPLPLEMEEEPVYVNAKQFHGILRRRQARAKAELEKKAVKVRKPYLHESRHQHAMRRARGCGGRFLSNKKPENNSTNSTGDKDVNSGANSSRQCSIFSGSEWLPKNRNGDLDSSGGQLEGKGSTGQDMQTHPSTNGNGNGHGHGLSSIYHPSSGDILTRGFLGQQRESAHRNGVTNGALPIN, encoded by the exons ATGCCGGGAAAACCTGAAAATGATGATCATCGGTTAGATCAGAGTGCACACAATGTGTTGCAATCGGCAATCTACTCTCAACCTTGGTGGCGGGGTCCTACATTTGGTGAAGGCGCATCAAAATCATCTTCAGCAGAGCACCTGAATGGTTCTCTTGCTGATGGAGCTATCCAGTCACTAGCTAATTCTGGCTTAGAGAATGGAGCAAACTCCAATAAAGTTACTCAGATCGCTATATCATCACAATCTGGTAGTTACCCTTCCAACTATTGTTCATT ACCAGATGGAAGTAATGGACAAGAACACCATCTCAAACAGGCCCCAATGCCAGCACCTGTTGCTATGGGTGGACACGTTGATCCAAATTCTCAAATGGAACTTGTTGGTCACTCAATT GTTTTGACATCATATCCATATCCGGATCCACAATACGGTGGGATGGTAACTTACGCGCCACAAGCTATG GTACCTACTCAATTCTTGCATCATGCTAGAATGCCTTTGCcccttgaaatggaagaagaacCTGTTTATGTAAATGCAAAGCAATTTCATGGTATTTTGAGACGAAGACAGGCACGTGCTAAGGCTGAGCTTGAAAAGAAAGCGGTAAAAGTCAGAAAG CCATACCTTCATGAGTCTCGACACCAACATGCTATGAGAAGGGCAAGAGGTTGTGGAGGCCGTTTTCTTAGTAACAAGAAGCCTGAAAATAATTCTACGAATTCCACAGGAGATAAAGATGTAAATTCAGGTGCTAATTCTTCAAGACAATGTTCCATCTTCTCAGGCTCTGAATGGTTGCCCAAAAACAGGAATGGAGATTTGGACTCCTCTGGTGGTCAGCTAGAAGGAAAAGGATCTACTGGTCAGGACATGCAAACACATCCTTCCACCAATGGTAATGGTAATGGTCATGGCCATGGACTGTCATCAATATATCATCCATCATCAGGTGATATCTTGACCAGAGGCTTCTTGGGTCAGCAGAGGGAAAGCGCACATAGGAATGGGGTCACAAATGGGGCCCTGCCCATCAATTAG